Proteins found in one Nitrospirota bacterium genomic segment:
- the iscX gene encoding Fe-S cluster assembly protein IscX: MKLTWKDSEEIGIQLSDKYPGTDPLTIRFTDMHAMIVSLPDFSDDPKKSNEGILEAIQMAWFEEYKSNR, from the coding sequence ATGAAACTTACCTGGAAAGATTCAGAGGAAATAGGTATTCAACTATCTGATAAATATCCCGGCACAGACCCCCTTACCATCCGGTTTACAGACATGCATGCGATGATAGTTTCACTGCCTGACTTTTCCGATGACCCTAAGAAATCTAATGAGGGTATATTGGAGGCGATACAAATGGCATGGTTTGAGGAGTATAAGAGCAACCGGTAA
- a CDS encoding 2Fe-2S iron-sulfur cluster binding domain-containing protein, giving the protein METRLSDSKNSGETEHNKVKITFLPQNTSVEGEEGKSILDIALEHDVEIDHNCGGNGACTTCHVIVKEGMNNLSEAEDGENDMLDNAVGVTLTSRLGCQAHVYGDVVVEIPGK; this is encoded by the coding sequence ATGGAAACCAGGTTATCTGACAGTAAAAATTCCGGGGAAACTGAACATAATAAAGTCAAGATTACCTTCCTCCCGCAAAATACATCGGTAGAGGGAGAGGAGGGTAAGTCTATACTGGATATTGCCCTGGAACATGACGTAGAGATTGATCATAACTGCGGAGGGAATGGCGCCTGCACGACCTGTCATGTCATAGTTAAGGAGGGGATGAATAATCTCTCTGAGGCTGAAGATGGTGAAAATGATATGCTGGATAATGCTGTCGGTGTAACGCTTACATCCCGTCTCGGCTGTCAGGCGCATGTTTATGGGGATGTTGTGGTAGAGATACCGGGGAAATGA
- a CDS encoding iron-sulfur cluster assembly accessory protein — translation METTTNQPVILTENAIKEVKRIMETNKISSGGLRVGVTGGGCAGFTYTLNFDNEIASDDQVYEVEGVKIIIDMKSSLYLAGTTIDYASGLTGGGFKFVNPQAKGSCGCGTSFSA, via the coding sequence ATGGAAACTACCACAAATCAGCCGGTAATATTAACGGAAAATGCAATTAAAGAAGTTAAAAGGATTATGGAGACAAATAAAATATCGAGCGGAGGACTGAGGGTAGGTGTTACCGGCGGAGGTTGTGCCGGTTTTACTTATACCCTGAATTTTGATAATGAAATAGCATCGGATGACCAGGTCTATGAGGTGGAGGGGGTAAAGATAATCATTGATATGAAGAGTTCGCTTTACCTGGCTGGCACTACGATAGATTATGCCAGTGGACTCACCGGAGGAGGGTTTAAGTTTGTAAATCCTCAGGCGAAGGGAAGCTGCGGCTGCGGAACTTCTTTTTCGGCATAG
- the iscU gene encoding Fe-S cluster assembly scaffold IscU codes for MQYSDEVIDHYNNPRNVGSFEKDEKDVGTGIVGAPECGDVMKLQLKIDNGVITDAKFKTFGCGSAIASSSLATEWVKGKTVDEAMEIKNTEIVEKLQLPPVKIHCSVLAEDAIKAAIEDYKSRNGK; via the coding sequence ATGCAATATAGTGATGAGGTAATAGACCATTATAATAATCCGAGGAACGTGGGAAGCTTTGAGAAGGATGAGAAGGATGTAGGGACAGGTATTGTCGGGGCCCCTGAATGCGGTGATGTCATGAAACTGCAGTTAAAGATTGACAATGGGGTCATTACGGATGCAAAATTCAAGACATTTGGTTGCGGCAGTGCCATAGCAAGCTCCAGTCTGGCGACTGAGTGGGTAAAGGGGAAGACTGTTGACGAGGCGATGGAGATCAAAAATACCGAGATAGTGGAAAAACTCCAGTTGCCGCCTGTCAAGATACACTGCTCTGTACTTGCAGAAGATGCTATTAAGGCCGCCATTGAAGATTATAAGAGCAGAAACGGGAAATAG
- a CDS encoding IscS subfamily cysteine desulfurase, whose translation MNLPIYMDSHSTTQVDPKVVEEMLPYFTVHFGNAASRNHSFGWDADKAVEVGRERLAKIINAESREIIFTSGATESNNLALKGVAEMYVEKGNHIITQVTEHRSVLDPAKRLEKSGMNVTFLPVNKDGLVDPEDVRKAITDRTILISIMLVNNEIGVIQPVEEIGKIAKEKGVLFHCDATQGVGKIPVDVQSMGIDLLSFTAHKLYGPKGVGALYVRRKNPRVRLSAMMDGGGHERGMRSGTLNVPGIAGFGKACEIAMEVMEEESARLLNLRERLRKGIMDSLDDVDLNGHPTKRMPGNLNLSFAYVEGESFLMGLREIALSSGSACTSATLEPSYVLQALGVSTELAHSSVRFGLGRFNTEEEVDYVIKRVVETANRLREMSPLYEMVKAGVDLKQFKWKKD comes from the coding sequence ATGAATTTACCTATCTACATGGACAGCCACTCTACCACACAGGTTGATCCAAAGGTCGTCGAAGAGATGCTCCCTTATTTTACCGTTCACTTCGGTAATGCCGCGAGCCGTAATCACAGTTTTGGCTGGGATGCAGACAAGGCAGTAGAAGTAGGGCGGGAGCGGCTTGCTAAGATCATAAACGCAGAGTCAAGGGAGATAATCTTTACCAGCGGTGCAACTGAATCAAATAACCTTGCGCTGAAGGGTGTGGCAGAGATGTATGTGGAGAAAGGTAATCATATAATCACACAGGTAACAGAACACCGCTCCGTACTGGATCCGGCAAAACGGCTTGAGAAATCAGGAATGAATGTGACGTTCCTTCCTGTTAATAAAGATGGGCTGGTAGATCCTGAAGATGTCAGGAAGGCAATTACTGACAGGACAATACTTATATCAATAATGCTGGTCAATAATGAGATAGGTGTGATCCAGCCTGTTGAAGAGATTGGAAAGATTGCAAAGGAAAAGGGTGTACTCTTTCATTGCGATGCTACGCAGGGTGTTGGAAAGATCCCAGTAGATGTTCAGTCAATGGGGATAGACCTGTTGTCATTTACAGCCCATAAGTTATATGGACCGAAGGGCGTTGGTGCACTCTACGTAAGGAGGAAGAATCCCCGTGTACGACTCTCTGCAATGATGGATGGGGGAGGACATGAGCGCGGTATGCGTTCAGGCACTTTGAATGTCCCGGGTATTGCAGGATTCGGTAAGGCATGCGAGATTGCCATGGAGGTTATGGAAGAGGAGTCAGCGAGGCTCCTTAATCTAAGGGAGAGATTGCGTAAGGGCATCATGGATTCACTGGATGATGTTGACCTTAACGGTCATCCGACAAAAAGGATGCCTGGCAACCTCAATCTCAGCTTCGCATATGTTGAGGGGGAGTCGTTCCTGATGGGATTAAGGGAAATTGCGCTTTCTTCAGGATCTGCCTGTACCTCAGCGACTCTGGAGCCTTCCTATGTGCTGCAGGCGCTTGGTGTGAGTACTGAACTGGCCCACTCCTCCGTACGTTTTGGGCTTGGCAGATTCAACACTGAGGAAGAGGTGGATTATGTTATTAAAAGGGTTGTGGAGACAGCTAACAGATTGAGAGAGATGTCTCCATTGTATGAGATGGTAAAGGCAGGTGTTGACCTGAAGCAATTCAAATGGAAGAAGGATTAA
- a CDS encoding Rrf2 family transcriptional regulator, whose translation MLKLTKKIDYGLMAIAYIAWNQGERVVNTKEIAEVYSIPVELLAKILQRMVKGGLITSLSGPKGGYSLSANPSDITVAQIIEAVEGNINILNCSEERNGRCYQFDRCSIRSPMQRLEHRILEMLDTTTLEELIEKFELKEV comes from the coding sequence ATGCTGAAACTTACAAAAAAGATAGATTACGGTCTGATGGCAATCGCCTATATTGCCTGGAATCAAGGCGAGAGGGTGGTAAATACTAAGGAGATTGCTGAGGTTTACAGTATTCCTGTAGAGCTGCTGGCAAAGATACTCCAGCGGATGGTAAAAGGCGGATTGATTACGAGCCTTAGCGGTCCAAAGGGCGGGTACTCTCTTAGTGCAAATCCCTCAGATATTACAGTTGCACAAATTATTGAGGCAGTGGAAGGGAATATAAATATATTAAATTGCTCAGAAGAAAGAAATGGCAGATGCTATCAGTTTGACAGGTGCAGTATTCGTTCACCAATGCAGAGGCTTGAGCACAGGATATTGGAGATGCTGGATACTACCACTCTCGAGGAATTGATTGAGAAGTTTGAGCTTAAAGAGGTTTAA
- a CDS encoding phosphoketolase family protein codes for MTGPLNADELRRINAYWRAANYLSVGQIYLMDNPLLKEPLSLEHIKPRLLGHWGTTPGLNFIYAHLNRVIKINDLNVIYITGPGHGGPGLVANTYLEGTYSEVYPHISQDEEGMKRLFKQFSFPGGIPSHCAPETPGSINEGGELGYALSHAFGAVFDNPDLIAACIVGDGEAETGPLATSWHSNKFLNPGRDGAVLPILHLNGYKIANPAVLARISREELEDLFIGYGYKPYFVEGSDPKIMHQVMAATLDLVMAQIKAIQDDARSNTNVKRPQWPMIILRTPKGWTGPKEVDGLKTEDYWRSHQVPLSEMATKPDHVRLLEAWMKGYMPEELFDVRGRLVPELEELAPLGSRRMGANPHANGGVLLSGLKMPEFRQYALNVPQPGQVTGEATRVMGTFLRDIMSLNMDTKNFRVMGPDETVSNRLGAILEVTNRTWMADTLPEDDHLAPDGRVMEILSEHTCQGWLEGYLLTGRHGLFSCYEAFIHIVDSMFNQHAKWLKVAKEIPWRRPVASLNYLLTSHVWQQDHNGFSHQDPGFIDVVLNKKADIVRVYFPPDANSLLCVTDQCLRSQDLINVIVAGKHPMPQWLDMDSAVKHCSAGIGIWEWASNDKGSEPDVIMACAGDVPTLETLAAVDILHQHVPDLKIRVINVVDLMTLQPKEEHPHGLSNKDFDTLFTTDKPIIFAYHGYPWLIHRLTYRRTNHKNLHVRGYKEEGTTTTPFDMVVLNDLDRFHLAGDVVERLPGLAHIAAYVKQFVRDRLIEHREYINKHGQDMPKIRNWIWGETM; via the coding sequence TGCATACTGGCGGGCCGCGAATTATCTCTCCGTAGGCCAGATCTATCTAATGGACAATCCTCTCCTTAAAGAACCTCTGAGTCTTGAACATATAAAACCGCGCCTACTTGGTCACTGGGGAACGACTCCGGGACTCAACTTTATTTATGCCCACCTGAACAGGGTTATTAAAATTAACGACCTTAATGTTATATATATTACAGGCCCCGGACACGGTGGTCCCGGCCTGGTGGCAAATACTTATCTTGAGGGGACGTACAGTGAAGTTTATCCGCACATATCACAGGACGAAGAAGGTATGAAGAGATTATTCAAACAATTTTCATTCCCCGGAGGCATTCCGAGTCATTGTGCCCCGGAGACGCCAGGCTCCATTAATGAAGGGGGAGAGCTCGGGTATGCCCTTTCTCATGCCTTTGGGGCTGTATTCGATAATCCTGACCTGATCGCGGCCTGTATAGTGGGTGATGGTGAGGCGGAGACAGGTCCGCTGGCGACTTCCTGGCATTCAAATAAGTTTCTTAATCCAGGGCGTGACGGCGCAGTGCTGCCGATTCTACATCTGAATGGATATAAGATTGCAAATCCTGCAGTGCTTGCGCGGATAAGCAGGGAGGAGTTGGAGGACCTCTTTATTGGTTATGGATATAAGCCTTACTTTGTGGAGGGGTCTGATCCAAAGATTATGCATCAGGTTATGGCTGCAACACTGGATTTAGTAATGGCCCAAATAAAGGCAATCCAGGATGACGCCCGTTCCAATACGAATGTTAAACGTCCGCAGTGGCCAATGATCATACTTAGAACACCAAAGGGGTGGACCGGACCAAAGGAGGTGGACGGTCTCAAGACAGAGGACTACTGGCGCTCCCATCAGGTGCCGCTTTCTGAAATGGCCACAAAACCTGATCATGTCAGGTTATTGGAGGCATGGATGAAGGGCTACATGCCGGAAGAGTTGTTTGATGTCAGAGGCAGGTTGGTGCCGGAACTGGAAGAACTGGCTCCACTTGGCAGCCGCCGTATGGGAGCTAATCCACATGCAAACGGAGGGGTTCTACTCAGTGGCCTTAAGATGCCGGAATTCCGTCAATATGCCCTTAATGTCCCTCAGCCGGGTCAGGTTACAGGTGAAGCAACACGTGTGATGGGGACTTTTTTAAGAGATATTATGAGCCTCAATATGGATACAAAGAACTTTCGAGTGATGGGCCCTGACGAGACGGTTTCCAACCGTCTCGGAGCAATTCTGGAGGTTACTAACAGGACGTGGATGGCAGATACCCTTCCGGAGGATGATCATCTTGCACCAGACGGACGGGTTATGGAGATTCTCAGCGAACATACCTGCCAGGGCTGGCTGGAAGGATACCTTCTAACTGGAAGGCACGGTCTTTTTTCCTGCTATGAGGCATTTATTCACATAGTAGACTCAATGTTCAATCAGCACGCCAAGTGGCTCAAGGTGGCAAAGGAAATCCCATGGAGGAGGCCGGTCGCATCACTCAATTATCTGCTGACTTCACACGTCTGGCAGCAGGATCACAATGGTTTCTCACATCAGGACCCCGGTTTTATTGATGTTGTGCTGAACAAAAAGGCGGACATAGTTCGAGTATACTTCCCTCCGGATGCCAACTCCCTCCTCTGTGTTACAGACCAGTGTCTGCGGAGCCAGGATCTGATTAACGTGATAGTTGCCGGCAAACACCCTATGCCGCAATGGCTCGACATGGATTCTGCCGTCAAGCACTGCAGCGCCGGTATAGGGATATGGGAATGGGCGAGCAATGACAAGGGGAGTGAACCTGATGTCATTATGGCATGTGCAGGTGATGTCCCGACACTTGAGACCCTTGCGGCAGTTGATATCCTGCATCAGCATGTCCCTGATCTGAAGATACGGGTGATAAACGTTGTTGACCTTATGACCCTGCAGCCGAAGGAAGAGCATCCGCATGGCCTGTCTAACAAAGACTTCGATACACTGTTTACCACTGACAAGCCAATCATCTTTGCATATCACGGCTATCCCTGGCTGATACACCGCCTGACATACCGCCGCACTAACCATAAAAACCTCCATGTCCGCGGCTATAAAGAGGAAGGGACTACGACGACGCCATTTGACATGGTAGTGCTGAATGACCTTGACCGATTTCACCTCGCGGGTGATGTTGTCGAAAGGTTGCCGGGATTAGCGCACATAGCCGCATACGTAAAGCAGTTTGTGCGGGATAGACTTATCGAGCACAGGGAGTACATCAACAAACATGGCCAGGACATGCCGAAGATTCGAAACTGGATCTGGGGCGAAACGATGTAG